From Sodalis glossinidius str. 'morsitans', the proteins below share one genomic window:
- a CDS encoding helix-turn-helix domain-containing protein — translation MTEQFNDRLKEALFARGFNAAELARIIGVSNGYMSNLLSGYIARPHKHLISIAEALRVRPEWLLNDYGDPNIDDNKHLVEVPLYKFVHNESEEMLYKNHNYLR, via the coding sequence ATGACGGAACAATTTAATGATCGTTTAAAAGAAGCCCTTTTCGCCCGCGGTTTCAACGCTGCTGAACTGGCCCGAATAATCGGTGTGTCAAATGGTTATATGTCTAATTTATTATCCGGCTACATCGCTCGTCCGCACAAGCATCTTATCAGCATTGCTGAAGCGCTCCGGGTACGGCCTGAATGGTTACTTAACGACTATGGCGATCCCAATATTGATGATAATAAGCATTTGGTTGAAGTACCGTTGTATAAATTTGTACACAATGAATCAGAAGAAATGTTATATAAAAATCATAATTACCTGAGATAG